In the Drosophila willistoni isolate 14030-0811.24 chromosome 3R, UCI_dwil_1.1, whole genome shotgun sequence genome, gcggcggcagcagcagctgctgcggcagccacagcagcagcCCCGACCCCATTATAGGCGAACGCATGGGCATAGGGTGAGGACGGTGATAGTCTTgaggcggctgctgctgctgctgctgccacttgGCTCGATGATGCCTGATGGGAATGAGGAGGAGGCGGCGGTGGGGGCACTAACAATGATGCTCCGGCACCAGTTTGGTAATGATGCATCCACAGCGGATTGTGTCGAATGGCCGCCAAAGTGGATATATAAGGATGATACAGAGATGGCGAAACCACCGAGGGAATATacgctgctgcagctgctgcggTGGCGGCGGCTACGGCAGCACTGCTACTGCTGGCCGCCGCCGACACTGACTGCTGTTGGCTTGGGCTGCTATTAACCGCCGAAGTGGGACCCCCGGTGCCATTAACTTGGGGTGGTGGCGGATACATGTAGTAGTGGAGCGGTGATCCCGCCGCAGGTGAGCTCCGATTCAGATGCATATGTCGCCGATCCGGTGGTGATACGCTACGCTCGCCCGGTGAGGAGCAGCTGTTGCTGCCAGCGTTGGGCGAGGCGAACTCGCGGCGTATTGATGCAGTCTTTTTGGGTACAGTGCGAGGAGTGGTGGCTGGCGAGGCCGTTGAAGAGCGAGCCGGCGATAGATCCCGTGagttcgacgacgacgacgacgggaCTCCGTGTGGAATGTGCGACGTGCTACTCGACGCAGTGGACGGTCTGGGCGATGCGCCAGAACCAGTTGTAGCATAAGGAGCGTAAAAAGAATGCGGGTGCGCATAGTCCAGAGGCAGCGGCGACCCAGCGGCTGCTGTGTATGGTGGCGATCGTTTTTTCGTGGCACCATGAGAGGGTGACTTACCCCCACCTCCGCCTCCCGAACCATTGCTGCCGACACCCATATCAGGAGATTTGGGAGAACCCAAGAGCGCACGCGGATAGCTTGCTGAATTGGTTCCATATAATGAATGCGaattatgttgatgatgttgatgatgatgatgatgatgcacaTTGCTAATTATAGCGGCCGGATGATCGCCATTCCCCTTGGTTGAACCAGTGGAGGCAGaagagctgctgctgctgccgcccaATAGTGAATGAATACTGTAAGAGCTATTCAATCGTGtgggctgctgttgctgttgcgccgctgttgttgcatttgttgttgtcgttggtGTGCTCGGCGTAGTTTTTGCCTGTGGTGGAGCCAAATTAATTGGCGCTGATTTGCTTGATGGGGCACATGCCTTGGCCCTACTCCGTTTACCACCGACACCGCCAATAACTCCACCAGCACTTGAACCGCTGGCGCTGCCATTATTTGCACATCCATTATCTTCCAGTGACACTTTCTCGAATTCGCGTAAAATGCGTTTCCTTGGCGACACATGCTGATGATGATAGTCGACTAGACGACTGGCTGCCGATGCCGATGATGGCGGAGAAACCTAAAAGCAATAAGATTCGAtatgaataataatatatttacatCTTTGCGGACTCTATGTTGTCATGGTGAGATGAAGGTTAATAAAAAAGGATACAGTCGAAATGAatgcaaataatttaaaatcaattctATTCTGAGATCCTACCTTGTGCGTCAAGGAGTGACTTAGACTACTGATGGCTCCGCCAGAATTGCGCTCGGTTGATGTTGCCAGCGATGCCATTACCGCTGATGTCTTGGACAATTGCTCTAAACGTGCTGGCACCCCATCGATTAGTTTCTGTATGATGTTATTGAGCTTGGCTCTGGGTTTCCGCTTTTTAAGTCTTATTAGATCTGTCGTTGGTGCTTTACTCTTTGTATCGCCATTCAGTTCGGCGGCAGTCGTTCCATTGACAGCAGGTGTTTCAGCTGCTGATGCAGAGGCAGTTGCAGGGGCAGGGGCAGGggcagcaccaccaccaccagcatcTGTAGATACATCCTCATCCTCGCTAGTATTCATTTTCTCTGCTTTACAAGTTATTGAGTCAATGGCTTCTGTTGTTTGGCTTGGAGCTGTATCCTTTAACTCTGTTTGGGAATCCTCCTCTTTGATCGCTTCTGGTTCGTCCGATTTAAtctcatcatcagcagcaatTGCTTCAGAGTGCGCTGGAGCTGTTTCTGCTTTAACTTTCGTATCCTCTCCTCCATGGGTCTCCGTTTCCGTCTGTTCGGGCTTAAGCGTCTCATCGCCATTTTCCTCCATTTTTATGCACTCAAAAATGCTTTTGTGCTCTTCCTCGCTAGCCATGGGATCATGTGGCCTCCTACGTTTACGTGATGCCAACTGGAGAGCTTTATTGCTGAGAACACTTTGCCTGGGACGATGGTAATATAGCGATAGCTCCTTCGAAATGCCACGACGTGGTCTTGACTGTTTCCAGGGCTGATCACGTTGCCAGGGCGATGACTGTATGGAACTGTTGTCATCCGAAACTGCAAAATGGAGAATGAATTTTAGTTTCCTCATAATATGTTCAAGATTTTCTTTGCACTTACAACTCAACGATGTGGAATTCTCGTTCTTTGGATACGTTGTGGTCACTGCCGATGTGGGCGTCACTGTGGCCGATGTTGCCGCTGATGGTGGACGAAATGCCTTACGCGGTACTGATACCCAACCACCTCTGTCGCTGTCCTTGGATCGAGCCAATTCCAAAATGAATTTTCCATCTAAACCAAAGCAAAGAATGATGAATAAATTGTGATTGGAAAAGCGGATAGAGCGGACTCTAGTGATGACTTACTTTTAAAGAATTGCAGCCGACCCCCATAATTAGAGTTGGTAGCACTAGTGGGCGTTGATATTGGATGCCTGCCCATATCAAAACCGCTGCCGCTGCTATTTTTGCCTGTTTTCACTGCACTCGTCTGGACATGGCTTAGATTGCTATAGTCCAATACACCGCCAATGACATCGACGGGCTTGGGAACAGACGTTGCTGAAGCTGCCGTTGCCGCCGCCACCATAGCAGCTGATGCCgccattgctgctgctgatgatgatgatgagctGGTGGAGCTGGAGGCGGTGGGGCTGCTACttttattggtttttgttgttgtgggcgTGGTTGTGCTGGTGGCATGCGGCAAAAATCCATTTGTTGTGACCAATGCAGATGCGGATGCGGATACGGATAAGGAAGATGCTGACGCTGAGGTGGACGCAGGCGGGGGTGGTGGTAATTGGAATTGGTTACCGTTTAATCCATTTTTGAGTAGAAATTTCGCTGCCGCCTCTGCTATAATGCgctcgttgttgttgttgttctcgttgtttgtatattgtgtggtgttgttgttggtattgttgctagtgctgctgctgctgctgctgtttttgttactattaatattattatttttatgctcATCGGTCATTGTTGTCTATTGCTGCCTGCTGCCGCTATTACAATTTGTGACGTCATAAAGCCTTTGAAGtaaacaaaccaaaacaaaacaaagttaTCAAGCATTTGAAATTGtacattttaatatatttttcagTGTGTTGCATTTTTCTAATTGCCAATTGGCTTTTGCCGAgttacattttcatttattttgttgttgtaaattCCTCGTAAGCGGCACGGTACGCATTTTGGAGCACGAAAGGGGCGCCAAGGggacacacacaacaacaacgtcCGACGACAACTACAAACGGCGTCGCGTATCAAAATATGCCAGCTCGGCACGGTATTGGGAGGAGCGCatctgcggctgctgctgcttttgcatTCTCCATTATTTTGATTCACGCATTTATCATAGTTTATTCATTCTTTTTATTCCGTTTCTCGCCCTCTCTTTTTATCTACACATTtgtcatatttatttattttttccctttttgcaTTAAACgagaaacaaattttgtttcgtttttaaatgttttccatacacaaacacacacacacagacgaaCACAGGCACACACtcttaaacacacacacacaaagagagtCCAAAAAACCAACGACGAAGTGTGGACAAGGAGGAGataaaataatagaaaaaaaaaaaacgttctCCAATTACCATCAGCAGCAGttatttttcacatttttacAATAAAACACCTAAACGAAAATACCCAAAATATTGGGCAAATCGTTACGGTATCTTTGCCGAAGATTTTGCCACTA is a window encoding:
- the LOC6649491 gene encoding protein hairless, producing MAASAAMVAAATAASATSVPKPVDVIGGVLDYSNLSHVQTSAVKTGKNSSGSGFDMGRHPISTPTSATNSNYGGRLQFFKNGKFILELARSKDSDRGGWVSVPRKAFRPPSAATSATVTPTSAVTTTYPKNENSTSLSFSDDNSSIQSSPWQRDQPWKQSRPRRGISKELSLYYHRPRQSVLSNKALQLASRKRRRPHDPMASEEEHKSIFECIKMEENGDETLKPEQTETETHGGEDTKVKAETAPAHSEAIAADDEIKSDEPEAIKEEDSQTELKDTAPSQTTEAIDSITCKAEKMNTSEDEDVSTDAGGGGAAPAPAPATASASAAETPAVNGTTAAELNGDTKSKAPTTDLIRLKKRKPRAKLNNIIQKLIDGVPARLEQLSKTSAVMASLATSTERNSGGAISSLSHSLTHKVSPPSSASAASRLVDYHHQHVSPRKRILREFEKVSLEDNGCANNGSASGSSAGGVIGGVGGKRSRAKASAQQQQQPTRLNSSYSIHSLLGGSSSSSSASTGSTKGNGDHPAAIISNVHHHHHHQHHQHNSHSLYGTNSASYPRALLGSPKSPDMGVGSNGSGGGGGGKSPSHGATKKRSPPYTAAAGSPLPLDYAHPHSFYAPYATTGSGASPRPSTASSSTSHIPHGVPSSSSSNSRDLSPARSSTASPATTPRTVPKKTASIRREFASPNAGSNSCSSPGERSVSPPDRRHMHLNRSSPAAGSPLHYYMYPPPPQVNGTGGPTSAVNSSPSQQQSVSAAASSSSAAVAAATAAAAAAYIPSVVSPSLYHPYISTLAAIRHNPLWMHHYQTGAGASLLVPPPPPPPHSHQASSSQVAAAAAAAASRLSPSSPYAHAFAYNGVGAAAVAAAAAAAAAAAAFGQHPTPNPHTHPHLAHPTALAHMTTTPKLTDSSTDQPMSAATSHRTASTSPASSSASASSTVASGVGTSSAMFHNSNLRNEPSSDLPLNLSKH